In the genome of Tepidimicrobium xylanilyticum, the window GTTCATCTTTGGCATTTCTACATCACAGGTCATAACATCAGGCTCGGACTGTAGTATTTTGTCCCTTGTATCAAAAGGATCTTTTGCTGTAGCTACGACTTCTATTTCGCTTCCCGATGAGATTCCCAGTGTTAACAATTGTCGAAATACAATACTGTCGTCAACTACTAAAACTCTTATAGTTTACCACGTCT includes:
- a CDS encoding response regulator → MRVLVVDDSIVFRQLLTLGISSGSEIEVVATAKDPFDTRDKILQSEPDVMTCDVEMPKMN